The region GTAGGCACCAGGGTGGTCTGATACTACAATGAGCTTCACGTCAGTTAGCTCATCGGGTCCACCACCTGCAACTGCTTCTTTGCAGGATAGTGGACACTTTTTGCAACTTCGGTCAAAAGAAATGAGAGGGTGCTTGTCGGAACCCAGTTCATACGCAGTTGGTAAACTTATCATTGGTGTGGTTCTAAATCTAGCGTTGGAATCTCACCGGGCACAACTGACCGATGAACTTTTTTAATAACAAATTGCTGCCCACTCTCGTCTTCTAAGACATCTCCTTCTTTAAGAGTCCAGATTCTCGAAGACCAGGGCAGCTCGATCGGATAAGTTAACTCATGTCGTTTGTTCTTATTTCGAGCCACTACTATTCCGCCACATCAAGTTGGTCACTAACTTTCTCAGCATGACGGACAACTACAAAGCTTTGTAATTGTAATGCGTCTGCTTCTTCAAAAGATTGCATAGCTAGTAACCAGCTCTTATTCCCTGAAGCACGTTGCGTTGACTTTTGGGTTAGTACCAAAGCACTTGACGCAAGGTTTGTAAATTTGAAATAACTTTGAAAACTGCGGAGGATGGAAACAAATGCCTGAGCATTGATTAAAACAGGTGCCCATTCTTCGCTAATAACGGATGGGTCTATGTGAACGAAAGCTCGTTCTTTACCTTTCACGTCTGAAGCTTGGAGAATTACCAAGTGTGGTTTTTGCTCAACAAGTACAAGTTCCTGTTGTAGCTCCGTTTCATCTGGCAACTGCAAAGTGACAGACGTTAATAAGTCTTGCAGGGCAACCAGCCTATTACTTTCTTCTTTTACTCTGGGGTCGTTACCAAACAGTGCATAATTCATGAGTGTCCTATCTTCTGGGTCAACACACTTAAGGGACACTCTCCCACGATCGCCTTGAAAAGTTACCCAGTCTTCACCGTCTATTTGGTCTAAGTAAATCTCAACTGGAGCTTCCAAACTAAGCTTGATTAAACGCTTCATGTGCCGTCCTTCAACAGCAAACTTGTTTTCTACAAGCTCACTACCAGGGATAGTCACACCCAAATAACACATATAGGATGCTTTATGGTTAGCTACTCCTAAAATCTTATCCGGTTGGATGTCTAGAAAGACTGTGCGACCTACAATATCACTGCCGGGTTTTTCATTAAAGTCTGCGAACTTTTGGAGTAAACTTACCCAATTAGAAAAATCTTTTGCTAAAACTTTTCCTATTAAATTCGAAGCTTCGAAGACTTCTCCAAAGTCAGAAAGGGTTCCGCCATATTGACGAACAGCTAACCTCCCCCTTTCTTTCTCTCCAGTTTGTGTAACAGCATAGTCTACTAAAAGGTTTAAAGTTCCTCTATTAACTCTTAGCGTAAGACTACCAACTCCAGCCTTGTGTAACTTACCAAGTTTAGACTTTAACTCTGTTTGGTCAATTAAATAAACAATTCCAGGCTCTCCCCCAGCATCACTATCTTGGTGTACATGATACCGCTGGACGATCGCTTTATTTGGTTCTTTAGTCGTAGCAACAGTTAAGTTGTGCTCTACCTGTTCGAGTAGAACACAACTGTGTGCAGACAAAGCTTCGGTTGTAGCAGCGCAGTAAACTTGCTCAAACAATAGCTTGAGCATAGTAGCTTTTTCAAAGCGTATAGTCATAGTTGTTCATCATTAGCGTCTCCAAAGTCTTCATCTAGCCACTCTTCATCAAGGTGTTTACTGTTGTTAAAAGCAACTGCTGCAGTAGATTGGGCTTGTTGCAGTGGACCTTCAATATCTGCGTTTAATCTCCGCACCAAATTTAGGAACTGGTTCTGACTTGATAAATGCCAAGGTTCTAATCGTGTGTTATAGATTAATCGTATTGCTGGGTCAATAAGATCACTATAGATACTGACAGTCCCTTCCGTAGCAAGTAGATTCAATATCCCAACTGAACTAATTACAAATTCTAAAACAGCCTGACTGACCGTTCCGTTATCACCCACTCGAATATTAACTGCTCCCATGTTCATCAACAACCAATAAGTTATTGATTTGTTGGCAGACAGCTTTGGTTGAATAATAAAAATAAGGGACTGTCTAAAGTGGACTGTCAAGTACGGTAAACGACACTGGTCGTCGATGATAGCTGCTCGAATTTCGGTAGGCGTTACCTCTAATCCAGTTCGTACCAAAGATTTTACAAAAAGGTGGCTGTCTAGCCACCTACGGACGTTTGCTAGTTTCCGAACAATTCGGATTCTTTGCCTTGTTTCGTTTTTATCCACGATTGAAAACCTCCGAGGATAGGGTTATCCACAATGATTTGGAGGCTGCGGCTTGTTTCAGTTCGAAAGCAATCCGGTGAATTCTAGGAAGAATTTCTCGCGCTTCTTTCTGTAGTTCTTCCAAACTCATCTGATCATCAAACTGAACCTCTACGATCCCTAGCTCTTTATCTCTGTCCAACATTAAGAAGCATATGTTGTGAGATACACCCATTGCTTGCATTAACTGAGAATGCAGGTCAGGGGTACTGTTAAGTGCACGGTAGATGTAAGGTATCTGATTTTTAGGATCGGCTTTTTGAAGTTCGTCCAGCTCTTCTAATAAAGTGGCAATTACAGAAATAGGACTGTCCTTTATCTCTTTTACTAAAGCGAACCCAGCATGTGCATATTGGTTTGTAACCGAAACTCGCTGGAAGTGTCTACCGCTAGTCAATTTAGTTCCATTGTGAAACTCATACAGTAATATCCTGCAAGCATTTGTTTTACCAACACACTCAGCGAGTATGTGCTGTAGATTCAAGTCATGTTTGTAAGAACGTTTACTTACAATTCTATGCATCCATCTCACTAACTGTACGGAGATAAACTGCCGCCAAATTGCAACTGCCAGCAGAATACCCATGATAACCACCTCAGAACTTATATCAAACGAAATGGTTTTAGTAGGTATATTTTCTAAGGTGGGTTCTTGAGTTTGATGGGTTTGAGACATAATCCGAAAAATAAACTATCTCAGTTTGACAGATTTATTAACTGTTCGAGTGCTGAGATATTTACTTGTGTTATCCGAGTGATTTATATCACAAAGACTATTTAGACCACATTTTAGAAATAGCAGCTTCAGCCCGTCCACTCCATTCGTTGTTAAAAGTTTCTGCTTGGGCTTTTTCCATTAGACTCTTACAAATATTTCCCCAATGCTTTGCCTCTTCATTAGGTTCATAATACGGTTTGAAAATACCGTTTTTAATAATGCATTTATCTTCAACAAGAACTACATCACCGGGAACACAGCAAACTAGTTCGTCATGGACCAGCATACAAATTTTTGCGTCTGTCCCTAAGAACTCATCATATACGTAATCCATTGAGAGCTTAATTTGTGTAGAACCATATCCTTGAATTTGAAAGTTGACTCCAGACCTAGCAGGGCTGGCACCCGCTTGTTTGCTGTTATCTTCTGCCACCCATCTCAACCTTCCGTCACGATTTCTACTCCATCCACGAACGGTGCAAAGATGTCCAATTTCCTTCGCCCACTTGTGAAATCCTGGATACGTTTGCTCGTGACGTTTGATCCAATCAGCGCAAAGTTCTTCTTTGACGTGGTAAAGGTCGGACATTGCCTTTGATGTCTGACCGTATATGATCACTTAGCCCCTAATTACTTAGGGAGTAGACTATACCTTAGTTGTTGTTTTGTGAAAAACAGAACAACAACTCCTGCCGTATTACCCATTTTTGAGTCTCAGAGTCACCTTATCCACTGGACTTAGGCTATCTTCAGTCGTTACACCATTCGATCATATTTCTAAGATCCCTGGCTCGGTATTGCCGCTCGTATGAGTACGGTTTCACCGAATTGAGCAGGTTTTACTTCGGCTATCACTTAACCGAAATTTACTCGCTTTGCATAGTCGCGAGGTTTTCCCTTCTGAGTAATTAAACTCTCATTCTTAGCAATATCTACCCACTCGTGCCGTTGCTTTCCTACAAATAAATGTGGAAAGCAACAACCCATGCAAGTTAGAGTATGCAAGTCTGCGTCCGGGTTTGGATAAAATACTTGCTTGCCGTCTTTGACTACCTGTTTTCCATCCAGGTCTAACAAAGGTAAGGTTTCTTCTGACAAAAACGCTTTCAGCATTGTCTGGTCCTGAGAAAGGACGGCAGCAATATACAGTTCTTGTGAACTGAAGTCCACTGAAAGTAGAACGTATCCAGGTGGAGCGACAAACCCTCCTCTTGCTGTTAGTGAAAGCCTGACAGTTGTACCACCTGCTTTTATTGCTTCTGTGGTTTGATTCAATGCATCCTCCAGTGATTAACGTTGTGTTAACGCACGACCAAGCCTGGTTAATCGATAAGGCTTCTCAGTTATTAAACGTTTTGAAATTAACAACTTCAATAACTGATGAATCTGCTTACGATTAAACCTGGTTTCTAATGCCTTATAAGGCAAAACTAGCTTGTTGTCGGTACCAAATGCACGAAGAACAACTAGCTCTTCTTCACTCACTGGTGTAAACCCTAGCATTTTCTTTTTCCTTTATTCGAAGGTCTACCTTATCGATAGTCGCTAGTAGCGCAGCTTTAACTGCGTACCATTGTTCTAAGGTCAAGTCACCAAGCTCATCTAAGTTAATAAAAGTCTCTACGCTTTGCATGGCGGCACCCAATCAGGAATAAGAGATTCGTAGTTTGCGGAGCTAGGGAAAAGTTTTTCCCGCTCTCGTTCAATCTCGACATACGTTCTAGCAGATACGTTCTGCAGATTGGGTCCACTAGACGAACTACGTCCAGTGGCAGCACCGAGAACGTCTAATCGGGAGTGGATACATCCAGTGAGAGGATTGATGTGACTTCTCAAATCCATCGAGTAAAGCTTGCGTAACTGCTTATACTCAATGACCAACTTCGCAAGTTCAGAAGCTTGTACTGCCTCGCATTCGGAATAATCAAGGATTTGTCGGTACAATTCCTCTTCATCCTGGTCAACAAACTCGGTTGCTCCCTCTTTTGCTATCTCTTCTGTTAAGTCAATAAATCTCTCTAAGACTTGCGTTTGAGAGTTATCTAGCTCTAAGCCCACTTGTTTATTAATTAACTCTTTTAGAATTTGAGGGTTGTTAAGAGCTTTGTACGATCGCTGAGTAGGTAACTTCGTGTCTCCCCAAAAAGAAGGCTCAGTATCTAACCCAAACTTTACGCACAACTTACTAGCAACTGTAGTTAAAGCTCCTTCTCCGGTGCTTGGGTCCTGGATAGATTTTTGAATTTGGTCAAAGATTTCACGCGAAGCTGGCAACCCGTTGTATTCCATCTCAGCAGCTACTACTGCCATCTTCATTTCTAATGGCAAGATAGCACTCATGCCTAATCCATGTGAACCTTCAACCCCATCAGCAAGAATTGGACTGTAAGGTAACGGGTCACAGATGACCTTCAAAAACAAGTCATGTAAATCAAACAGATACTTAACGTCGTTAGCTGCGTACTTCAACTTATCAAAAACCCAGTATTTATAACCCTCTGACTCTCGATTAGTAAAATCTGGACGTGCATACCAGTCTGTCGTCTGTTCTGCACCTTTTCCTACCAGGTTAATACCTAAGTAATCTCGGCATAGGTCTGCTAACGTATGCCCACACAATTTACCGTATTTACTACCTGTGGCATTTGTTATTAACTTCGCCATCAGTCTAGTACACCAGAGGTTTGAAGGTACTATGCCGTAGTGTCGCTTAAGGAACTTTCCGTCGAACTGAGCGTTATGAAAGATCAGTTTTTTACGGGACACGAGTAAATCATGCATTAGCTGCGGATTATACCCGTTACGTTCTAGAAGAAGAATGTCAAACACGATAGGCACATCGTCTCTGCCCTGTAAAGTTAGCACACTTATCCTTCCTGTATGAGGGTCTAATGCACTCGCTCCTTTTAGGTGACGATATTGAGGTAAAGTATACGTCTCTGAATCCCCTGCTAATTCCTCAAAGGATTCTAGATGGTCAACGAAAAGACAGTACTCATCACGTTCTGTAACATAAACGAACTCATCTTTACTCATATGAGGTGATAAACGAATTAGGTGCAACAACTTCTGGTATAGAGCTAATAAGACTTGTACTATCTGCCCTTACTTTGTCTCGTACAGTTTGGAAATCATCTGTTTCTGAGGCTTGTGCGGCTTGCTGAACCTTCTCATCACGTTCTATTTGCAAGTCAGCAAGTCTAGCTTCAAACCATATCTGGGCAAATACACAACCTTGAAGATTTTTTATTAACTCCTCTTGCTGACTACGTAACCTAACTTCAATAGCTTTTAACTGATTAATCTGCTCAGTGTATTCTTCAATTAGTAAAGTCTCTCTCACAGTAAACTCCGTAAATGAAATGCCTCGATTAGAAAATTCTAATCGAGGCTAGCCACTACCACCAAGCTCACTATCCTATATAGGAAGCGTGATTAGGTGGTCGTATAATTTGTTGAAAATCTCTGGGTTGGCTTTTAGGAAAGCAGTAACGCTATCGATGCCTTGTCCAATTTTGGACTCTACTCCATATTGAGTTGCAACTTCGTCGCTGAATTTATACCAGGACCCAGATCTGTTGACCAGTCCGGCATAGACTAGTTCTCCAGCTAACACGTCTTCAGGAACAATGCCATCTGCTTTATAGATGTTTACGTCAACACTTTCCCGTACAGAACCATTGGTGTGATTTTTTTGGATTTTTACTTGAGTAATTTGACCTTTAATAAATCCATCTTTAGTTTTGATAGCTTCCTTCTTCATAAGTTGAAGCCGCAAAGATGGCATGTGCCTTGCTCCATGCCCACCTGGAGTTCCAGTGGAATTGTGCACATTGATTCCGTACAAGTTGCCAGCAAAATAATTGTGAGTATCCGCCACTTCCAGATCGTACATTGTTTGCTCACCAATATTGGCTTTTGAAACCCCTGTAATAGTCAGGTGGCGAGGTACAACTTGTTGGTCTATCAACCAAGTTTTAGGAGTGTTTAAGCGCTCAACTTCTAAATGCAAAGCATCCTGAGCAAACGTTGGTACCCAATCCTTAATAAGTTCTGATAACTTCTTAAAGGCATTTTGAGTGAGAAGAATCCCTTCTTGGCTAGACACGATGAGAATTTCAGATGCCTCGCACTCTATGAAATCTACCCACATTTTGTGGGCACGTTCTGTATCTGCCTTAGCTCGATACTGCTTAAATAGATGGTCGAGCCTGATGAAAAAGGTATTTTGGTCTGTCGATAGTTTTGGCTTTACTACGTTTGCTACAAACCAGGCAGTTGCCATCTGTGGGGTTAAACCCAACTGTCGAGGTATAGTTCTAACTAGTTTATGAGATGGATCAGCAATGTAATATTGCTTTTTGAATATTGCCATCTCCTCGTCTTGCCGAGAACGTCGCATAACTCGGTTGTTATGCTCATTTGTTCTCAGCTCTAGTAGTTCTTCTAGAAGTGAATTAATCCACTCATTAAACCTTGGGTCAAGATTACTTGCGGTGTAGCAAAGTCTTGCTGTGCCAAGTTTAGTTTGTTCCAAATAGAACAAGCCTGAGAGCAATAAACCGTGTAACAATCCATACCCATCTGGGCTTGCAGTAATAGAAGTATACGCAGATGTGACAACATCATCCGGTTTTAACTGAGCAGATGGTAGATCACCCCGATTAATGGTAGGGACTATATGATCGTGCGTAGTTACTAAACGTCCAGGCATTTCTAAAAACTGAACAGCAATCCAATCTTTAGACTTACCGTTGATAAACCAGTTGGTGACTGGTTTTGAAACAATTTTACCCGTATCTATGTCTTTAGACAGTACATTTACTGAAAGTTTTTCTCTAACTACGGTTTCTATCGATTTTCGGGTTCCATCACTTAACGAGATTTTCATACTTGCTGGAAGACATCCACCCCCTGGACCACCAATACTAGACCGGATTTGGTTTGTAAAAACTAGAATACCCTGGTTGTCGTCTACTACTGGCACGAGCAAACTTTTAGCGTGGTTAATAAATCGGGAGAGGTAAGCAACACCTCTGGACTCGTCAATGCTTTTAGCCAAAATGTCAGATGGAACTAATGCTTCTATTGAGTCTAGAAAAGCAATTCTATGCTCACCTGATTTGAAAAATTCGATTAGAATTTCTATCGCTTCTTCGGCTGTAGGTGGCTTAGCATAGAAAAAATCGGATAGTTGAAATCTTTCCCTAGTGTTATTTGAGAAAGCTTTCCTCTCCATATCTAAGTACATTCCGATCCAACCTTGCTTTTGGGCGGCACTTAGAATTGCAAAACAAGTACTGCTTTTGCCTGCGTCAGGTCCACCATAAATCTCTGTGATTCTACCGATAGGTAACCCACCACCCAATGTTCTATCCAGTGAAATAATATTTGTACGTAAAAATTTGAGTTTAGGGTAGTCTCCAAACTTTACGTAACTCTGTTTAGCAAATAAATTTTGAACTGTACTAATTTCAGATAGCTCTACCATGTTTTCTCACGAGAATGTTAAAAAATACTATTCTTACGAACAGCCGTATTTCACTTGAAGTAATGCAAGATAGTCAGCTGTGACAGTAAAGCTCTCTTGTACTTCGCGTGTGACCACTTTTATTAATGCTTCTAGCGTTTGTCTTACTCTAAGCAAAACAACTTGTCTGCTTTCTTCGTAAGACAGGTCATACGTCTCTTGCAGACGTAAGGCAAAAGTATCTATTATTGCTAAATTTTTAGAAATGTTCAGGACATAAAGCAACAACTCTAAGCTTTCAAGTAAGTCCTCAGATAACCAATACCGAACATTTGACATTAATGCTCGGTCAATTGTTCGGTATTCCTGGGTAGCTATATCACTAGCTAAAAGTATAACTTCCCCAATGGTTCGATTTCCTGTAAGAAGAATGGCTCTTAAACTTTCTAATAAACGCAATAATTCAGGCTGTTCGTACTCAAAGTTTATTAACTGGTCAATAATTTTGTCGGAGGTTCTTGTTGATGTTTTCATGTTCGTGCATGGTAATATCGCCTACTCCTGCATAGCAGCAATCCCTCTTTCGGCTAAAGAAAGAAGGTTAGAGTAAGCGTCTAAAGTCAGAATTACAACTGTTTCAGACTGTTTTTCCACGGTAACCACCCAGGTGGTGATTCCCTGCGCACGACCTTTTTCAAACTCAGCGCTGCTGATGCCAAAACTACGACCAGTAATCCGTAGTTTTGCGTCAGCACGAAAGTAACTATCTAATATTGAAAAGTCCCCGTCTCCAAATATAGCTCCAGATTTCGAGGTTTTTTGAATTATCTTGTTTTTTATTTTATCTTCATTCTTCAGCCCCCTTTTTGTGAACCTACTGTTAGGGGATTCTTTACGTCTTGATTTTATAGCCACTTTCTCAGACTTAACTGTTTTGCGGTGATCTTCTAAAAACTCTTGATGCGGGTGTTTAAGTAACTCAGACTCAACGACGGGGTTATATAAAAGCTTACCCGTCAGTTTTCCATTACCTGCACTACATATATTACAGAGCCTTAAACGGTTTTTACAATTTTGGTAAAAATCGACTGGGCAGCGTTCTAATTGCATACATATACTCTGTTACTTTGAGTTAGCCTAAACTAAACAATTTGGTGGGCTATGAGCTATCTTTTGACGGGAACTGCTAGTGTACAAGCGTTGTCCGGCGCACAAGATTTTCAGACTTTAGTAAAGTACTCCCTGTCTGCCTTAGAGGTAGACAGCAGCCTAGTCATTCCGGTCACACTTGCACCTAATACTCCATTCACTATTCCCCTGACTTCCTTACAGGAAGTGCAAGTCATTGTAGTCAAGTCAAAGACCGTTACACCTGTTGAAGTAAGCCTGTTCCAAACCACCGGAGTTGATACTTGGACAGGACTTCCTTCGCAATTTCAAATGTTTGTAAGATCAGATGCAGTCGTTGTTACTCAACTTAAACTTAGGAGTACTGCTGTAACTGCCGTGGAGGTAATCGTAGCTGGTAAATTCACTTAGAAACATTAAACGTCTGTTTAATAGTTTTTCGAGTAGTTTCTGTTGCTAATGAGATACATTCATTTATTTCTTTTTTTGTCAAGCTAGCGTAAAAATTCTTTGCGAATTCTCGACAGTCTTCCAATAACAATACGTGATTTAAGTCATAAGGTACTCTTGAGTCTGTTTGTAGGTATCGGAAACCACATACAAAGGCTGCTGCTGCAACCACACTTTTTGGGTGTGATAAGACTAGTCCATAACTTAAATCTGGAAAATAATCCCCAAACACGTCATCCACTTGTTGCCACCGAAACTCATCCGTGGTTAGCCAACAACATAATGCCGTGGGTAAATTTACTCTGTCTGCATCTGCTTCCATCAATCTACAGATTAACAAACCTTCTGGATTACCTGCCATTTGACGTTCTTCGGAAGTTTCAGTCGCGACTTTTGACACTACTAGCTGCATTAGATAAAAACATTCAAAATACTTTTGCAAAACAAATTTATTACTGGGTAGATGATACAAACCACCCTTATCATTTCTCGCCCAACTGGTTTCTTCAGGGCGTAAAAACAGGATGCCTTGTCTTTGAGAAAGGCAAATATCTACAAAGAATTGCCGCATAACGGACCACCGACTCATCTCTTGGAACTTATCAAGTAGATGATCTAACTGATTCTGATTCTCCATGAAGACGAATGAAAGATAACGACAACAAAAACAGATTCAAATTAACCTGTGATCAGAAAAAACTGGCGCAAAGTATCTGGCAAAACGACATTACTCTGGCGTTTGGAAGTGCTGGTACGGGTAAGACCGCAACCACACTGCAAACTTTTTTGGATCTTATGTCACACAATCACATCAATAAAATTGTTTGTGTGCGTTTGATAAGTGACACCTTTGACGAGCATCTTGGCGCTTTACCAGGAGATAAAGACGAAAAACTAACTCCCTTTCTTGGTCCATTAATGGACAACCTTACTCAATTATTAAAGCCAGGACCATTAGAATACCTTCTAAACAAGAATCAAATAGAAGTTATCCCTGTTAGTCACGTCCGAGGACGTACCTTTTTTCAATGCGGAGTGATCGTTGATGAATGTCAGAACATGTCTGACGAAATGATCTTGACGATCGCTACTCGTATTGGAGAAGGAAGCCGTATGGTTTTCTGCGGTGACCCGATGCAGAGAGATTTCAGAGGACGAAATGGGATAGCCTATGCCTGTCGTCTATTTAATAACATTGAAGGTGTTGGTGTCGTACATCTACCAGACCAAAATATTTGCCGCCATCCTTTAATCAAAGACATTCTAAAACAAGCTAAGGCACTTGCTGCAAATGAAGTAGAAACTAGTAAATAATCGAGTACGCAGCAAACCTTATTAAAGATTTGAATGGAGGGGACTACATTCCCCTCCGTTTTAATGTTAATTGAAAAAATCAAGTCACGGCTTCAAACTCCTACTTTACTGGAAGACGTAGCTTCAGAATTTAAGATTTCACCGGGGGCAGCTCTAGATATTGCCTTTTCCCTTGGAGCGAAGTTGGCAGACAGTACCCTGAGCTTTAATAAAAGCTCGTTACTCCTTGGTCTTCAAAAACAAAATAGAGAGTTAAAGCAAGAGCTTTTAGAGCAAACAAGACTTAATAAACTAATAAGCCTTGAGTTAGAAGCCGCTGAAAGTAGAAATCATCTACTAGACACACTTCATACAAATAGTGGAGGTCCTACTCTAAAAATTCCTGCTACTGATTTAGAAGAAGCAACTGCAATCATCCTCGCCTCAGATTGGCATGTGGGTGAAAGAGTTGACCGTAAAACCACTAATGGGTTAAATGAGTTTAATCCTGATATAGCTACTAAACGAGCTGGCAAGTTCTTTGCAAACGCTTGCAAATTGATAGAAAAGGAAAGACATAGCGTTCCGATTAACCACGCTATTCTATGGCTTGGTGGTGACCTGATCACAGGGTATATACACGAAGAGCTACAAGAATCAAACTACTTATCTCCTGTTGAAGAAAGTTTACTAGTTCAAGATCTAGTAAGTGATGGTATTTCTTACTTATTAAAATACGTCGATAAAATAACAGTTATTTGCTCCTACGGAAATCACGGTCGTACCGAGAAGAAAAAGCGGATTAGCACAGGAGCTAAAAATAGCTATGAATGGTTACTTTATCAACAATTAGCGCACAGAATCAAATCGGTGGACTGGCATGTGGGAAGTGGATACTTCTCTTATTTACAACTTTACGACCAAGTAATCCGCTTTCATCATGGTGACGGGATTAAGTATCACGGAGGTATCGGAGGGGTAACAGTTCCACTTATTAAATTTGTTAATCGTTGTAACACACAAACTAAAGCGACATTAGATGTAGTGGGACATTTTCACACTCTTACTTTTCATAACCAGTTTATTGTAAACGGGTCTTTAATTGGCATGACTCCTTACGCAATGCAGATTGGTTGCTCGTATGAAAGACCACAACAAGGGTTTCTGGTTGTAGAACAAAAGCATGGAATAACCAGTCAGGCTCCTATTCTGGTTGAAGACTGATTTTTTTGCGTTTATGCGCTCCAAATATCTGAGCACATAAGCGTTGAAAGAGCTTCTTAAAGTAGGGCTGTTCTGCATTTTGCCCTACTATGCCTATTAATTTACCTGACCTTCGGCTTGGTCTGAAACAAGTTAACACAGGACTTGCTCCAAACGATGGTCAGGGGGAAGACTTAAGAAGTGCTTTTGATAAGGTTAACTTCAACACAAACATCTTAGCCAACATGGTTGGCGAAGCACTTACTAACACTAAAGATTATTGGGTATCTACTAGTGGAGTTGATACCAACAATGGATTAACTGAAGGGACCGCTTTTCGAACAATTAGTAAAGCCGTATCCACCATTTATAAAGACCTGAAACTTAGTGGGCAGCAGGCAACTATCAATTTAATGCCTGGTGACTACGTTGAATCTATTCTTATTAATGGTTTACCTGATGGGGCTTATGGAGTAAATGCTCCTATTAGAATTCGTAAAGCAGCTGGACAAGCCGGAACTGTTTATTGGTCTTTCAATCCTGCTAATCACAATTACGCTTTAAGAATCAGTGGCGGAGCTAGGGTGCTACTAGATGGTATTCATTTTCGTACCTCTGTCCCAGGTTCTCTCAATGCAGGTAAACATTTAATAGATGTACTTTCTAGTTCTAGCCTTTGGCTTGGTTCCTGTGAATTTGCGTTGATGGGAGCAACTACCCTTAATGATGCCGTACACATTTATGTGTACAACGACTCGGAGCTTCAGCTACAAAAGGCGTACACAATCAAGGGAGGGGGCACAACTCATATTTATGTTGGAGATGGCTCAAAAGTTTGGAGTCCTCCATCAACAGGTGACCCTAAAATTTGTACGTTGGATGGCACAGTCGAATTTCGTGAATTCATTCAGGTTCGAGGACGCTCTGA is a window of Leptolyngbyaceae cyanobacterium JSC-12 DNA encoding:
- a CDS encoding hypothetical protein (IMG reference gene:2510094404), with the protein product MARNKNKRHELTYPIELPWSSRIWTLKEGDVLEDESGQQFVIKKVHRSVVPGEIPTLDLEPHQ
- a CDS encoding hypothetical protein (IMG reference gene:2510094405); translated protein: MTIRFEKATMLKLLFEQVYCAATTEALSAHSCVLLEQVEHNLTVATTKEPNKAIVQRYHVHQDSDAGGEPGIVYLIDQTELKSKLGKLHKAGVGSLTLRVNRGTLNLLVDYAVTQTGEKERGRLAVRQYGGTLSDFGEVFEASNLIGKVLAKDFSNWVSLLQKFADFNEKPGSDIVGRTVFLDIQPDKILGVANHKASYMCYLGVTIPGSELVENKFAVEGRHMKRLIKLSLEAPVEIYLDQIDGEDWVTFQGDRGRVSLKCVDPEDRTLMNYALFGNDPRVKEESNRLVALQDLLTSVTLQLPDETELQQELVLVEQKPHLVILQASDVKGKERAFVHIDPSVISEEWAPVLINAQAFVSILRSFQSYFKFTNLASSALVLTQKSTQRASGNKSWLLAMQSFEEADALQLQSFVVVRHAEKVSDQLDVAE
- a CDS encoding hypothetical protein (IMG reference gene:2510094406); translated protein: MDKNETRQRIRIVRKLANVRRWLDSHLFVKSLVRTGLEVTPTEIRAAIIDDQCRLPYLTVHFRQSLIFIIQPKLSANKSITYWLLMNMGAVNIRVGDNGTVSQAVLEFVISSVGILNLLATEGTVSIYSDLIDPAIRLIYNTRLEPWHLSSQNQFLNLVRRLNADIEGPLQQAQSTAAVAFNNSKHLDEEWLDEDFGDANDEQL
- a CDS encoding hypothetical protein (IMG reference gene:2510094407), which produces MSQTHQTQEPTLENIPTKTISFDISSEVVIMGILLAVAIWRQFISVQLVRWMHRIVSKRSYKHDLNLQHILAECVGKTNACRILLYEFHNGTKLTSGRHFQRVSVTNQYAHAGFALVKEIKDSPISVIATLLEELDELQKADPKNQIPYIYRALNSTPDLHSQLMQAMGVSHNICFLMLDRDKELGIVEVQFDDQMSLEELQKEAREILPRIHRIAFELKQAAASKSLWITLSSEVFNRG
- a CDS encoding hypothetical protein (IMG reference gene:2510094409), with translation MLKAFLSEETLPLLDLDGKQVVKDGKQVFYPNPDADLHTLTCMGCCFPHLFVGKQRHEWVDIAKNESLITQKGKPRDYAKRVNFG
- a CDS encoding hypothetical protein (IMG reference gene:2510094410) — its product is MLGFTPVSEEELVVLRAFGTDNKLVLPYKALETRFNRKQIHQLLKLLISKRLITEKPYRLTRLGRALTQR
- a CDS encoding hypothetical protein (IMG reference gene:2510094411); this encodes MQSVETFINLDELGDLTLEQWYAVKAALLATIDKVDLRIKEKENARVYTSE
- a CDS encoding DNA polymerase I family protein with 3'-5'-exonuclease and polymerase domains (IMG reference gene:2510094412~PFAM: 3'-5' exonuclease; DNA polymerase family A) — translated: MSKDEFVYVTERDEYCLFVDHLESFEELAGDSETYTLPQYRHLKGASALDPHTGRISVLTLQGRDDVPIVFDILLLERNGYNPQLMHDLLVSRKKLIFHNAQFDGKFLKRHYGIVPSNLWCTRLMAKLITNATGSKYGKLCGHTLADLCRDYLGINLVGKGAEQTTDWYARPDFTNRESEGYKYWVFDKLKYAANDVKYLFDLHDLFLKVICDPLPYSPILADGVEGSHGLGMSAILPLEMKMAVVAAEMEYNGLPASREIFDQIQKSIQDPSTGEGALTTVASKLCVKFGLDTEPSFWGDTKLPTQRSYKALNNPQILKELINKQVGLELDNSQTQVLERFIDLTEEIAKEGATEFVDQDEEELYRQILDYSECEAVQASELAKLVIEYKQLRKLYSMDLRSHINPLTGCIHSRLDVLGAATGRSSSSGPNLQNVSARTYVEIEREREKLFPSSANYESLIPDWVPPCKA
- a CDS encoding hypothetical protein (IMG reference gene:2510094413), producing MRETLLIEEYTEQINQLKAIEVRLRSQQEELIKNLQGCVFAQIWFEARLADLQIERDEKVQQAAQASETDDFQTVRDKVRADSTSLISSIPEVVAPNSFITSYE